A genome region from Syntrophales bacterium includes the following:
- a CDS encoding universal stress protein, with the protein MFEKILLPTDFSDVAEKALSCVKHLKDAGTKEVVVLHVIKKDRIDVIAQYGSIRDFMEVENEVEGEARKKNESHRK; encoded by the coding sequence ATGTTCGAAAAGATTTTATTACCAACAGATTTTTCAGATGTGGCAGAAAAAGCCTTGAGCTGCGTGAAACACCTAAAAGACGCCGGCACAAAAGAGGTAGTCGTTCTCCATGTCATTAAAAAAGACAGGATTGATGTCATTGCTCAATATGGATCTATAAGAGATTTTATGGAAGTTGAAAATGAAGTAGAAGGCGAAGCAAGAAAAAAAAATGAGTCGCATAGAAAATGA
- a CDS encoding universal stress protein, whose amino-acid sequence MSRIENDLREAGFKVKTRIETGFPFSEILRVENEENVSVIVMGSHGMSNLKEILLGSVSERVIRKAKKPVLVIKR is encoded by the coding sequence ATGAGTCGCATAGAAAATGATCTGAGAGAAGCAGGTTTTAAGGTTAAAACAAGAATTGAAACTGGTTTTCCGTTTAGTGAAATACTGAGAGTAGAAAATGAAGAAAACGTTTCGGTTATTGTTATGGGATCTCATGGAATGAGCAATCTCAAAGAAATACTTCTTGGATCGGTTTCGGAAAGGGTAATAAGAAAAGCGAAAAAGCCTGTTCTTGTTATAAAGAGATAA
- the recJ gene encoding single-stranded-DNA-specific exonuclease RecJ: MNAPTLPTTRWRLPESNPEIEHLFVRELGINPLISRILIKRNISTVDDVKKYLSPSLNDLHNPFYMKDMQEGVDRLIKAIYNHEKVLVYGDYDADGITSVALLVKFLRKIHDDVTYYIPHRVDEGYSLNRNAIDKIKSDNVTLIITVDCGISDYDEISYAGSLGMDVIILDHHEVPDTIPQAAAVINPARSDCRFPFKDLAGVGVAFNFLIALRGKLREDSFWKNGEYPNLKEYLDLVALGTIGDLSPLIDENRIFARIGLELITEGKRVGLNALKGVSGMEHSAIDSNGAAFSLIPRINAAGRIGSPEDAVQLLLTDDVNEAMKIAGHLDACNRERQRIEKTVLSEILDIIDRTVDLQKTSSFVFASGKWHPGVIGIVASRLVDRYYKPAMLISLKNGIGKGSGRSIAGFNMYQGLKRCASLLVSYGGHRYAAGIVIKEDAIEEFNDRFDEIIQEDLAVSDFVPQITIDAQCSLNEIDHQMISQLDMLAPFGRMNQEPVLCVRNVNVISPTIVGNNHLKMRISGDGISCDSIWFNKGHLIDIISGPFDIAFTPQINYWNGMQSVQLKMKDMAFS; encoded by the coding sequence ATGAACGCACCAACACTGCCCACCACTCGCTGGAGATTGCCGGAATCAAATCCGGAAATAGAACATCTGTTCGTCAGGGAGCTGGGCATAAATCCTCTTATATCAAGGATATTGATAAAACGTAACATTTCAACCGTAGATGATGTAAAAAAGTATCTGTCACCTTCCCTGAATGACCTTCACAACCCATTCTACATGAAGGACATGCAAGAAGGCGTTGATAGGCTGATAAAAGCTATTTATAACCATGAGAAGGTACTGGTCTACGGTGATTATGATGCAGATGGTATTACCTCTGTGGCTCTCCTTGTGAAATTTTTAAGGAAAATTCATGATGATGTAACATATTACATTCCTCATAGAGTTGACGAAGGGTATAGTCTAAACAGAAATGCAATAGATAAGATAAAAAGTGATAATGTGACTCTGATAATCACGGTAGATTGCGGCATATCTGACTATGACGAGATATCTTATGCCGGTTCGTTAGGCATGGATGTTATTATTTTGGACCATCACGAGGTTCCCGACACAATTCCACAGGCAGCGGCCGTAATCAATCCGGCCCGCAGTGACTGTCGCTTTCCCTTTAAAGATCTTGCAGGGGTTGGTGTTGCCTTCAATTTTCTTATAGCCCTTAGGGGAAAATTGCGTGAAGACAGTTTTTGGAAGAACGGGGAATATCCAAACTTGAAAGAATATCTGGATCTTGTTGCCCTGGGAACGATTGGAGACCTCTCTCCCCTGATAGATGAAAACAGGATATTTGCCAGGATCGGGCTTGAACTGATTACTGAGGGCAAAAGGGTCGGTTTGAACGCCTTGAAGGGAGTGTCCGGTATGGAACATAGCGCCATTGATTCTAACGGGGCAGCATTTTCTCTCATACCGAGGATAAATGCGGCGGGGCGTATCGGTTCTCCGGAGGATGCCGTGCAGCTTCTGTTGACGGATGATGTAAACGAGGCGATGAAGATTGCAGGGCATCTCGATGCCTGTAATCGGGAACGGCAGAGGATAGAAAAAACAGTCCTGTCCGAAATTTTAGACATAATAGATAGAACCGTGGATCTTCAGAAAACGAGTTCCTTTGTGTTTGCCTCCGGCAAATGGCATCCGGGTGTCATCGGTATTGTTGCCTCAAGACTTGTTGACAGATATTACAAGCCTGCCATGTTGATCAGCCTCAAAAATGGAATCGGAAAGGGTTCTGGAAGGAGTATTGCCGGATTTAATATGTATCAGGGGTTGAAAAGGTGTGCTTCCTTGCTTGTCTCTTATGGTGGACATAGGTACGCCGCGGGAATTGTGATAAAAGAGGATGCAATAGAAGAATTTAACGATCGTTTTGACGAGATAATTCAGGAGGATCTGGCGGTTTCAGATTTTGTTCCCCAGATAACTATTGATGCACAATGCAGCCTGAATGAAATTGACCATCAGATGATTTCACAGCTTGACATGCTTGCCCCTTTTGGAAGAATGAACCAAGAGCCGGTACTCTGCGTTAGAAACGTAAATGTAATATCCCCGACGATTGTGGGCAACAATCATCTCAAGATGCGGATAAGTGGAGACGGGATATCATGCGATTCTATATGGTTTAATAAAGGTCACCTTATTGATATTATTTCAGGACCGTTTGATATAGCCTTTACGCCTCAGATAAATTACTGGAATGGGATGCAAAGCGTTCAGCTTAAGATGAAAGACATGGCCTTTTCATGA
- a CDS encoding DUF4911 domain-containing protein, translating into MEKRTRPFKKFLKLNRKDISYMQFLIESYEGLATVTTVDKNVAIIKLSIMPDSVSDVDKILDSIRKEVHFTEERSSP; encoded by the coding sequence ATGGAAAAGAGAACCCGCCCTTTCAAAAAATTTCTGAAGTTAAACCGCAAAGACATATCATACATGCAGTTTCTCATCGAAAGTTATGAAGGGCTTGCAACGGTAACAACTGTCGACAAAAACGTGGCAATTATTAAACTTTCCATAATGCCTGATTCTGTTTCAGACGTTGACAAAATCCTTGACAGTATTAGAAAAGAAGTACATTTTACTGAAGAAAGGAGCTCACCATGA